A stretch of the Pseudorasbora parva isolate DD20220531a chromosome 13, ASM2467924v1, whole genome shotgun sequence genome encodes the following:
- the ggt5a gene encoding gamma-glutamyltransferase 5a isoform X2 — MGIGGGSIFTIREKSGKVRIINARETVPKAFKTDLLAMCPTTTQPMEGAHWIGVPGDIRGYEQAHRLYGRLPWASLFQPTIKMAREGVHIPYVLSRFLPLLVKEKPDSPLRQLFQNEQGDLLKKGDVVKFEKLADTLEIIAEHGANALYTGDIGKHLVSDIQAAGGTISLEDLSSFKVSESDAWEVNLGDYDMYFPPPPAGGASLSFILNTMQGFDPSSLSLEGDEKVLTFQRYVETCKFANGLKKFMKDPNFASQTEAVEITQKHFADKVRAKISPDRTHNASYYNVTPHLDSHGTTHVSVLAEDGMAVSVTSTINHIFGSRIFSSKTGILLNNELADFCGKTDQIHAGEQPPSSMSPVILYSRSRKHIVVIGASGGSMITTGVALTLMNFLWFGKTLQDSIDAPVVFVDSKNVLNFEPSFEKIVVESLNKIGHKVKVPQMFYNVVNAISNENNCIVAVSDSRKNGKAAGY; from the exons ATGGGCATTGGTGGAGGCTCTATATTCACCATACGGGAAAAAAGCG GCAAAGTGAGAATAATCAATGCCAGAGAGACTGTCCCGAAAGCTTTTAAAACAGACCTTCTTGCCATGTGCCCAACAACAACACAGCCAATGGAAG GAGCTCACTGGATCGGTGTCCCGGGTGATATCCGTGGCTATGAGCAAGCTCATAGACTGTATGGACGTCTGCCTTGGGCCAGTTTATTTCAGCCCACTATCAAGATGGCTAGAGAGGGCGTCCACATTCCCTATGTGCTCTCTCGATTTTTGCCGCTTCTTGTAAAGGAGAAGCCAGACTCACCACTACG cCAGTTATTCCAAAATGAACAAGGTGATCTATTAAAAAAGGGGGATGTTGTGAAATTTGAGAAACTGGCAGATACACTTGAGATCATTGCAGAACACGGGGCGAATGCTTTATACACTGGAGACATCGGCAAACACCTTGTCAGTGATATACAAGCTGCAg GTGGAACAATATCTCTGGAGGACTTGAGTTCATTCAAGGTGTCTGAATCAGATGCCTGGGAAGTGAATCTAGGAGACTATGACATGTACTTTCCTCCACCGCCAGCAGGGGGAGCGAGCCTAAGCTTCATACTCAACACCATGCAAG GTTTTGATCCAAGTTCTTTATCTCTGGAGGGGGATGAGAAGGTCTTAACATTCCAACGTTACGTAGAAACCTGTAAATTTGCCAACGGTCTTAAGAAGTTCATGAAAGATCCCAACTTTGCCTCTCAAACG GAGGCAGTTGAGATCACTCAGAAGCATTTTGCGGACAAAGTGAGAGCAAAAATCAGCCCTGATCGCACTCATAATGCCAGCTACTACAACGTCACTCCACACCTGGACTCACATGGCACCACTCATGTGTCTGTGCTCGCTGAGGATGGGATGGCGGTATCTGTGACCAGCACCATCAACCACAT ATTTGGATCCAGAATTTTCTCATCTAAAACAGGCATCCTGCTCAACAACGAACTTGCTGACTTCTGTGGAAAAACAGACCAGATTCATGCTG GTGAGCAGCCGCCTTCCTCCATGTCTCCAGTGATCCTTTACTCCCGATCTCGGAAACACATCGTGGTCATAGGAGCCTCGGGGGGCAGTATGATCACCACTGGGGTGGCGCTG ACTCTCATGAACTTCCTGTGGTTCGGCAAGACACTGCAAGATTCCATCGACGCCCCTGTGGTATTTGTGGACTCCAAAAACGTTCTTAACTTTGAGCCCTCGTTTGAAAAG ATAGTTGTGGAGTCACTTAACAAGATTGGGCACAAAGTCAAAGTCCCGCAGATGTTTTATAATGTGGTTAATGCAATATCAAATGAAAACAACTGCATAGTGGCCGTATCTGACTCACGAAAAAATGGAAAAGCTGCAGGGTATTGA
- the asphd2 gene encoding aspartate beta-hydroxylase domain-containing protein 2, whose amino-acid sequence MEWSLERMREWVAGGMQSVRECESSALGTALCLAFLFIWYCYRVGCEHAAPSLRGGFSPEPLGGAISGGVLASDLSARGGSSKLRQVGGVGGSGVGEEELNGFAYCQSTECFRCTKPGEGLNQRLYHSLQEYAKRYTWAGMGRVHKGVRDQGRYLLCSRPSIQKPEVFFLPDLPSAPFFSREAQKHDVELLERSFPALLAEFESVYRLPSNRTGSSLPLGWKANSTPRGQWWTFYLVNQGTPMVLNARRCPRTWRVLGQLRTFIANNVFGNACFSVLSPGTTITEHYGPTNVRLRCHLGLKVPSGCELVVGGEPQCWSEGSCLLFDDSFLHTAFHDGSAEDGPRVVFMVDLWHPNVAAAERQALDYIFTPGR is encoded by the exons ATGGAGTGGTCTTTGGAGCGGATGAGGGAATGGGTGGCAGGTGGCATGCAGTCGGTGCGAGAGTGTGAGTCCAGTGCTCTAGGCACTGCTCTTTGTCTCGCCTTTCTGTTTATCTGGTACTGCTACCGTGTGGGATGCGAGCATGCTGCCCCTTCGCTACGTGGCGGTTTCAGCCCAGAGCCACTTGGCGGCGCCATATCTGGTGGAGTTCTTGCCTCTGACCTCTCGGCCCGAGGAGGCTCGTCGAAACTCCGTCAGGTCGGCGGGGTAGGAGGAAGCGGCGTCGGCGAGGAAGAACTCAACGGCTTCGCCTACTGCCAGTCAACCGAATGTTTCCGTTGCACTAAGCCCGGCGAGGGCCTGAACCAGCGGCTCTACCATAGCCTGCAGGAGTACGCCAAACGCTACACCTGGGCCGGCATGGGGCGTGTCCACAAGGGGGTACGCGATCAAGGCCGCTACCTGCTCTGCAGCCGCCCCTCCATCCAGAAACCTGAGGTCTTCTTCCTGCCGGACCTTCCCTCGGCTCCTTTCTTCTCACGGGAGGCGCAGAAGCACGACGTGGAGCTTCTGGAGAGAAGTTTCCCTGCACTTCTGGCCGAATTTGAGAGCGTGTACCGGCTGCCTTCCAATCGGACCGGCTCCTCGCTTCCACTGGGCTGGAAGGCTAACAGCACACCACGTGGCCAGTGGTGGACCTTCTATCTGGTGAACCAGGGTACTCCGATGGTGCTGAACGCCAGGCGCTGTCCGCGTACGTGGAGGGTTCTCGGCCAGCTCCGTACCTTTATTGCGAATAATGTGTTTGGAAACGCCTGCTTCTCCGTGCTCAGTCCCGGGACAACCATCACTGAGCACTACGGTCCAACCAACGTACGCCTGCGCTGCCATCTTG gactGAAGGTGCCCTCTGGTTGTGAGTTGGTAGTTGGTGGAGAGCCGCAGTGCTGGTCTGAGGGAAGCTGCCTGCTGTTCGATGACTCTTTTCTTCACACTGCATTTCATGATG
- the ggt5a gene encoding gamma-glutamyltransferase 5a isoform X1, with translation MARRKEKVCLCISIPLICITVIIIICVVHFNEECAEGLYKKAAVAADSETCSKIGRDILQSGGSAVDGAIATLLCTSIINPQSMGIGGGSIFTIREKSGKVRIINARETVPKAFKTDLLAMCPTTTQPMEGAHWIGVPGDIRGYEQAHRLYGRLPWASLFQPTIKMAREGVHIPYVLSRFLPLLVKEKPDSPLRQLFQNEQGDLLKKGDVVKFEKLADTLEIIAEHGANALYTGDIGKHLVSDIQAAGGTISLEDLSSFKVSESDAWEVNLGDYDMYFPPPPAGGASLSFILNTMQGFDPSSLSLEGDEKVLTFQRYVETCKFANGLKKFMKDPNFASQTEAVEITQKHFADKVRAKISPDRTHNASYYNVTPHLDSHGTTHVSVLAEDGMAVSVTSTINHIFGSRIFSSKTGILLNNELADFCGKTDQIHAGEQPPSSMSPVILYSRSRKHIVVIGASGGSMITTGVALTLMNFLWFGKTLQDSIDAPVVFVDSKNVLNFEPSFEKIVVESLNKIGHKVKVPQMFYNVVNAISNENNCIVAVSDSRKNGKAAGY, from the exons ATGGCCAGACGAAAAGAGAAAGTTTGTTTGTGTATAAGTATTCCGCTTATATGTATTACTGTGATTATTATCATCTGCGTGGTTCACTTTAACGAGGAGTGCGCTGAGGGACTTTACAAAAAAGCAGCAGTGGCAGCGGACTCGGAAACCTGTTCAAAGATCGGGAG AGATATATTGCAGTCGGGTGGGTCAGCGGTAGATGGCGCCATTGCTACTTTACTGTGCACGTCAATCATAAATCCCCAGAGTATGGGCATTGGTGGAGGCTCTATATTCACCATACGGGAAAAAAGCG GCAAAGTGAGAATAATCAATGCCAGAGAGACTGTCCCGAAAGCTTTTAAAACAGACCTTCTTGCCATGTGCCCAACAACAACACAGCCAATGGAAG GAGCTCACTGGATCGGTGTCCCGGGTGATATCCGTGGCTATGAGCAAGCTCATAGACTGTATGGACGTCTGCCTTGGGCCAGTTTATTTCAGCCCACTATCAAGATGGCTAGAGAGGGCGTCCACATTCCCTATGTGCTCTCTCGATTTTTGCCGCTTCTTGTAAAGGAGAAGCCAGACTCACCACTACG cCAGTTATTCCAAAATGAACAAGGTGATCTATTAAAAAAGGGGGATGTTGTGAAATTTGAGAAACTGGCAGATACACTTGAGATCATTGCAGAACACGGGGCGAATGCTTTATACACTGGAGACATCGGCAAACACCTTGTCAGTGATATACAAGCTGCAg GTGGAACAATATCTCTGGAGGACTTGAGTTCATTCAAGGTGTCTGAATCAGATGCCTGGGAAGTGAATCTAGGAGACTATGACATGTACTTTCCTCCACCGCCAGCAGGGGGAGCGAGCCTAAGCTTCATACTCAACACCATGCAAG GTTTTGATCCAAGTTCTTTATCTCTGGAGGGGGATGAGAAGGTCTTAACATTCCAACGTTACGTAGAAACCTGTAAATTTGCCAACGGTCTTAAGAAGTTCATGAAAGATCCCAACTTTGCCTCTCAAACG GAGGCAGTTGAGATCACTCAGAAGCATTTTGCGGACAAAGTGAGAGCAAAAATCAGCCCTGATCGCACTCATAATGCCAGCTACTACAACGTCACTCCACACCTGGACTCACATGGCACCACTCATGTGTCTGTGCTCGCTGAGGATGGGATGGCGGTATCTGTGACCAGCACCATCAACCACAT ATTTGGATCCAGAATTTTCTCATCTAAAACAGGCATCCTGCTCAACAACGAACTTGCTGACTTCTGTGGAAAAACAGACCAGATTCATGCTG GTGAGCAGCCGCCTTCCTCCATGTCTCCAGTGATCCTTTACTCCCGATCTCGGAAACACATCGTGGTCATAGGAGCCTCGGGGGGCAGTATGATCACCACTGGGGTGGCGCTG ACTCTCATGAACTTCCTGTGGTTCGGCAAGACACTGCAAGATTCCATCGACGCCCCTGTGGTATTTGTGGACTCCAAAAACGTTCTTAACTTTGAGCCCTCGTTTGAAAAG ATAGTTGTGGAGTCACTTAACAAGATTGGGCACAAAGTCAAAGTCCCGCAGATGTTTTATAATGTGGTTAATGCAATATCAAATGAAAACAACTGCATAGTGGCCGTATCTGACTCACGAAAAAATGGAAAAGCTGCAGGGTATTGA